In Nitrospirota bacterium, a single window of DNA contains:
- a CDS encoding DUF2281 domain-containing protein — MSKKELLIDEIKQVPESFLDEVLDFVHFLKTKIIKERVDIAIASESSLKKDWLKPEEDEAWQNL, encoded by the coding sequence ATGAGTAAAAAGGAACTTCTTATAGATGAGATTAAGCAAGTCCCTGAGTCTTTTCTTGATGAGGTTTTAGATTTTGTTCACTTCCTAAAGACAAAGATAATAAAGGAAAGGGTTGATATTGCTATTGCAAGCGAATCCTCTCTCAAGAAAGATTGGCTTAAGCCGGAAGAGGATGAGGCATGGCAAAATTTGTAA
- a CDS encoding adenylate/guanylate cyclase domain-containing protein has protein sequence MSEITTVIVDMVGSTQIEQDIGIKGMTQIKNELMESISTVANRTRGRIANFFGDGALIIFKDQDSIFNACFFISKLLSQLSEENTNTRGKYNPIHLKCGIDHGNVSCLNDGVNLSGMPINISARLANICKPDQVLVASPIAQLGKKRGMSFSAGIIVNIKGIGKITVYEFK, from the coding sequence ATGTCAGAAATAACAACAGTGATAGTCGATATGGTGGGTTCTACACAAATAGAACAAGATATTGGTATTAAAGGGATGACCCAGATTAAAAACGAATTAATGGAATCTATTAGCACAGTGGCAAACCGTACGCGTGGACGCATCGCCAATTTTTTTGGAGATGGAGCTCTTATAATTTTTAAAGACCAAGATAGTATTTTTAATGCCTGCTTTTTTATATCAAAACTATTAAGTCAGTTATCAGAAGAAAACACAAATACAAGAGGGAAATATAACCCCATACATCTCAAATGTGGGATTGACCATGGGAACGTTAGTTGTCTTAATGACGGAGTAAATCTCAGTGGGATGCCAATAAATATATCTGCTCGTTTAGCAAACATTTGTAAGCCTGATCAGGTCTTGGTTGCTTCACCTATTGCTCAATTAGGTAAAAAACGGGGTATGTCATTTTCAGCAGGAATTATTGTAAATATAAAGGGAATTGGAAAGATTACTGTTTACGAATTTAAATAA